Proteins found in one Halobaculum sp. MBLA0147 genomic segment:
- a CDS encoding CDP-2,3-bis-(O-geranylgeranyl)-sn-glycerol synthase, translating into MLVSVVAGALWAMLPAYVPNNAAVLAGGGRPIDGGRTMGDRRLLGDGKTWRGTLVGTLAGVALALVANGVAGPVGDTVGVALPRFPLAAAVGLAAGAMAGDVAASFLKRRSGRERGAAFPGLDQLDFVVGALACAALLAGGWFATTFTPGRLLVVAVVTPALHVGTNVVAYWLGLKDEPW; encoded by the coding sequence ATGCTCGTCTCCGTCGTCGCCGGTGCGCTGTGGGCGATGTTACCCGCGTACGTCCCGAACAACGCGGCCGTCCTCGCGGGTGGCGGCCGCCCCATCGACGGCGGGCGGACGATGGGGGACCGCCGGCTGCTCGGCGACGGGAAGACGTGGCGCGGCACTCTCGTCGGCACCCTCGCGGGTGTCGCCCTCGCGCTGGTCGCCAACGGCGTCGCGGGGCCGGTCGGCGACACGGTCGGCGTCGCGCTCCCGCGGTTCCCGCTGGCGGCCGCCGTCGGGCTCGCGGCGGGTGCGATGGCCGGCGACGTGGCGGCGTCGTTCCTCAAACGTCGCAGCGGCCGCGAGCGCGGGGCCGCCTTCCCCGGGCTCGACCAACTCGACTTCGTCGTCGGCGCGCTGGCGTGTGCGGCGCTGCTCGCCGGCGGGTGGTTCGCGACGACGTTCACGCCCGGACGACTGCTGGTCGTCGCCGTCGTCACGCCCGCGCTCCACGTCGGGACGAACGTCGTCGCCTACTGGCTCGGACTGAAGGACGAACCCTGGTGA
- a CDS encoding digeranylgeranylglycerophospholipid reductase: MTEHYDVVIAGAGPAGGQCARDLAARNYDVLLLEAEGEAEFPAGSNKSTAGTFPSTMSSFGIPDEVVMNYTDEVVLESPNDHFVRDQTGAVLEFAEYKQWLVADARDDGADVRFDARATAPIRDDGKAVGVRYNGDEEVLADVVIDATGPAAPLARKLDVCDLKRERQAIGVEYELRGIDVDHPEYADLTDAMMLRLDHDLAPGGYSWVFHTGGSEAKVGVCYIQNESHRQNARDDFRIDDYLEYWMETDPRFEDAERIEGKQHRGSAHIQMPDTLSTGGFMAIGDTVPTVDPLWGEGIDKCMRSGRMAAATADSALTGEPDTSAEMMSVYDDLWHSEVAPNMRTRLLMTELLYRGSNERYDKLMADLRRLGHDTLQRANSGSLRAIASLLTFDDVPLVAGLARDLVQDSIPGLSRS; this comes from the coding sequence ATGACCGAACACTACGACGTCGTGATCGCGGGCGCCGGCCCGGCGGGTGGCCAGTGCGCACGCGACCTCGCGGCACGGAACTACGACGTACTGCTCTTGGAAGCCGAGGGTGAAGCCGAGTTCCCGGCGGGCTCGAACAAGTCGACGGCCGGCACGTTCCCCTCCACGATGTCCTCGTTCGGCATCCCCGACGAGGTCGTCATGAACTACACCGACGAGGTCGTCTTGGAGTCGCCCAACGACCACTTCGTCCGCGACCAGACCGGAGCCGTCCTGGAGTTCGCGGAGTACAAGCAGTGGCTCGTCGCGGACGCGCGCGACGACGGCGCCGACGTGCGGTTCGACGCCCGCGCGACGGCACCGATCCGCGACGACGGGAAGGCGGTCGGTGTCCGGTACAACGGCGACGAGGAGGTGCTCGCCGACGTGGTGATCGACGCCACCGGCCCGGCGGCCCCGCTCGCCCGGAAGCTGGACGTGTGTGACCTCAAGCGCGAGCGGCAGGCCATCGGCGTGGAGTACGAACTCCGTGGCATCGACGTGGACCACCCGGAGTACGCGGACCTGACGGACGCGATGATGTTGCGACTCGACCACGACCTCGCGCCCGGCGGCTACTCGTGGGTGTTCCACACCGGCGGCAGCGAGGCGAAGGTCGGCGTCTGTTACATCCAAAACGAGAGTCACCGCCAGAACGCCCGCGACGACTTCCGGATCGACGACTACCTCGAGTACTGGATGGAGACGGACCCCCGCTTCGAGGACGCCGAGCGGATCGAGGGGAAACAACACCGCGGCTCCGCACACATCCAGATGCCCGACACACTGTCGACGGGCGGGTTCATGGCCATCGGCGACACCGTCCCGACGGTCGACCCGCTGTGGGGCGAGGGGATCGACAAGTGCATGCGCTCCGGGCGGATGGCAGCCGCGACGGCCGACAGCGCCCTGACGGGGGAGCCGGACACCTCCGCGGAGATGATGAGCGTCTACGACGACCTCTGGCACTCGGAGGTCGCGCCGAACATGCGGACCCGGCTGTTGATGACGGAGTTGCTGTACCGCGGCTCCAACGAGCGGTACGACAAGCTGATGGCCGACCTGCGCCGACTCGGCCACGACACGCTCCAGCGCGCCAACAGTGGGAGTCTCCGCGCCATCGCGAGTCTGCTCACGTTCGACGACGTGCCGTTGGTCGCCGGGCTCGCTCGCGACCTGGTGCAGGACTCGATCCCGGGCCTGAGTCGGAGCTGA
- the purQ gene encoding phosphoribosylformylglycinamidine synthase I — MTVAVVRFGGSNCDRDAVAALGHLGVDAALVWHEDGLADGAGVADPTDLEGVVLPGGFSYGDYLRAGAIAARAPILEEVRTAAEAGVPVLGVCNGAQIGAESGLVAGAFTTNASARFQCEHVHLRVERADTPWTAAYEPGEVLAVPIAHAEGRFVADEATAERLADEDRVLFRYCDADGSVTDEANPNGSRHNVAGVLGDDDHVAVMMPHPERATLPDVGGTDGQGVLRAFA; from the coding sequence GTGACGGTCGCCGTCGTCAGGTTCGGCGGCTCGAACTGCGACCGCGACGCCGTCGCCGCGCTCGGCCACCTCGGCGTCGACGCGGCACTCGTCTGGCACGAGGACGGCCTCGCGGACGGGGCCGGCGTCGCCGACCCGACCGACCTCGAGGGTGTCGTCCTCCCCGGTGGGTTCTCGTACGGCGACTACCTCCGGGCGGGTGCCATCGCGGCACGCGCGCCGATCCTCGAGGAGGTGCGGACGGCGGCCGAGGCGGGCGTCCCCGTGTTGGGTGTCTGTAACGGTGCCCAGATCGGCGCGGAGTCCGGGCTCGTCGCCGGGGCGTTCACGACGAACGCCTCCGCGCGGTTCCAGTGTGAACACGTCCACCTCCGCGTCGAGCGGGCGGACACGCCGTGGACCGCCGCCTACGAGCCCGGCGAGGTGCTCGCCGTCCCCATCGCCCACGCCGAGGGACGGTTCGTCGCCGACGAGGCGACCGCCGAGCGACTCGCCGACGAGGACCGCGTGCTGTTCCGGTACTGTGACGCCGACGGTTCGGTCACCGACGAGGCCAACCCCAACGGATCGCGACACAACGTCGCCGGTGTGCTCGGCGACGACGATCACGTCGCGGTGATGATGCCACATCCCGAACGCGCGACGCTCCCGGACGTGGGCGGGACGGACGGACAGGGCGTCCTGCGAGCGTTCGCCTGA
- a CDS encoding methyl-accepting chemotaxis protein translates to MVTLDPRESHPTKVTLGFVLVVGVVAALGAFTVISVGDTVRADNTETMVGEADAVDDVVEATLDNLRSSAVAAARETEQSRTGPSISISTRTDLNERYRQRTLGGDVAGVHLVNPESDEVLASSRSEVVGESVSALGLSVPSGLEAEATRVAYVSDAGPNGSWVVYAGTDRGNVIVQRTPYAFVDREVEGIVDETRVRVVNDAGVVVYDSESVDAVGTQHTDGAGVSSPAVQAALDGESGSTTVAAANSPTAERVIAGYNDRIGSTGWGTVAYAEPSVLFSSVTDVRNNLFLLLGGVAIALVGFALVVERPAVQELRRLTGHVDAMESGDLDTAVETDRRDEFGELGEGLEAMRVRLRERIEEAERATEEAEAAREEAEALSEHLETKADDYRAAIQTLADGDFTVRVDPESDHDGMREIGETLNDVVAELETTIAEVQQFADEVADSMTALTTSAEEIEGATADVSETVQSISAGTDEQRERLASVADEMGDMSATVEEVAATSGEVADNAATAADLSREGRDAAEDAVDALDEVETVTGEAVEAVDELVEQVEQIEEFADVIGDIAEQTDMLALNANVEAARSDGNSDGFAVVADEIKTLASDAGDRADDIEALVGEVGDQTDATADRMRTANERLRSSVETVETAIDALVDIGEVVERTNDGVQNIDQATDDQAATTEEVTATVEEVREIATENADEASDAAAAAEEQTATVSEVARTADRVADEAGDLRAATERFTVAPDAGGAASGADGAVEDDTVGDDPAAPTAPDDD, encoded by the coding sequence GTGGTGACACTCGACCCGCGGGAGAGCCACCCGACGAAGGTCACGCTCGGGTTCGTCCTCGTGGTGGGTGTCGTCGCCGCTCTCGGTGCGTTCACCGTGATCTCGGTCGGCGACACGGTCCGTGCGGACAACACGGAGACGATGGTCGGGGAGGCGGACGCCGTCGACGACGTGGTCGAGGCGACGCTCGACAACCTCCGTAGCTCGGCGGTCGCGGCTGCCCGCGAGACGGAACAGTCCCGCACCGGGCCGTCGATCTCTATCTCTACACGGACCGATCTGAACGAACGGTACCGGCAACGGACGCTCGGGGGCGACGTCGCCGGTGTCCACCTCGTGAACCCCGAGAGTGACGAGGTGCTGGCCTCCTCGCGGTCCGAGGTCGTCGGGGAGTCCGTCTCCGCGCTCGGGCTGTCGGTACCGAGCGGACTCGAGGCCGAGGCGACGCGGGTCGCGTACGTCTCGGACGCGGGGCCGAACGGCTCGTGGGTGGTGTACGCCGGTACCGACCGCGGGAACGTGATCGTCCAGCGGACGCCGTACGCGTTCGTCGACCGCGAGGTCGAGGGGATCGTCGACGAGACGCGCGTCCGGGTCGTGAACGACGCCGGCGTCGTCGTCTACGACAGCGAGTCCGTCGACGCGGTCGGCACCCAACACACGGACGGCGCGGGTGTCTCCTCGCCGGCCGTGCAGGCGGCACTGGACGGCGAGTCCGGGTCGACGACCGTCGCCGCCGCGAACAGTCCGACCGCCGAGCGGGTGATCGCCGGCTACAACGACCGGATCGGCTCGACCGGCTGGGGGACGGTCGCGTACGCGGAACCCTCCGTACTGTTCTCCTCTGTCACCGACGTGCGCAACAACCTCTTCCTGCTGTTGGGCGGTGTCGCGATCGCGCTCGTCGGCTTCGCGCTCGTCGTCGAGCGGCCGGCAGTACAGGAACTGCGGCGGCTGACGGGCCACGTCGACGCGATGGAGTCGGGCGATCTCGACACGGCGGTCGAGACCGACCGCCGCGACGAGTTCGGCGAGTTGGGTGAGGGGTTAGAGGCGATGCGCGTCAGACTCCGCGAGCGGATCGAGGAGGCCGAGCGGGCGACCGAGGAGGCCGAGGCCGCTCGCGAGGAGGCGGAGGCGCTCTCCGAGCACCTCGAGACGAAGGCCGACGACTACCGCGCGGCGATCCAGACGCTCGCAGACGGAGACTTCACCGTCCGCGTCGACCCGGAGAGCGACCACGACGGGATGCGCGAGATCGGCGAGACGCTCAACGACGTCGTCGCGGAACTGGAGACGACGATCGCCGAGGTCCAGCAGTTCGCGGACGAGGTCGCCGACTCGATGACGGCGCTGACGACGAGCGCCGAGGAGATCGAGGGTGCGACCGCGGACGTCTCCGAGACGGTCCAGTCGATCAGCGCCGGGACGGACGAACAGCGCGAGCGACTCGCCTCCGTCGCCGACGAGATGGGCGACATGTCCGCCACCGTCGAGGAGGTCGCCGCAACCTCCGGCGAAGTCGCCGACAACGCCGCGACCGCCGCCGATCTGAGCCGGGAGGGGCGCGACGCCGCCGAGGACGCCGTCGACGCGCTCGACGAGGTGGAGACGGTGACCGGCGAGGCAGTCGAGGCGGTCGACGAGTTGGTCGAGCAGGTCGAACAGATCGAAGAGTTCGCAGACGTGATCGGGGACATCGCCGAGCAGACCGACATGCTCGCGTTGAACGCCAACGTGGAGGCCGCCCGCAGCGACGGCAACTCGGACGGGTTCGCGGTGGTGGCCGACGAGATCAAGACGCTGGCGTCGGACGCGGGCGACCGCGCCGACGACATCGAGGCGCTCGTCGGCGAGGTCGGCGACCAGACGGACGCCACCGCCGACCGGATGCGGACGGCGAACGAACGACTCCGGTCGTCCGTGGAGACGGTCGAGACGGCGATCGACGCGTTGGTCGACATCGGCGAGGTCGTCGAGCGGACGAACGACGGCGTCCAGAACATCGATCAGGCGACGGACGACCAGGCGGCCACGACCGAAGAGGTGACGGCGACGGTCGAGGAGGTGCGCGAGATCGCGACGGAGAACGCCGACGAGGCCAGCGACGCCGCCGCGGCTGCGGAGGAACAGACTGCTACCGTCTCCGAAGTCGCTCGCACCGCAGACCGCGTCGCCGACGAGGCCGGCGACCTCCGGGCGGCGACGGAACGGTTCACGGTCGCCCCCGACGCGGGCGGTGCAGCCTCGGGCGCGGACGGTGCGGTCGAAGACGACACCGTCGGCGACGACCCGGCGGCCCCGACGGCGCCCGACGACGACTGA
- a CDS encoding carboxypeptidase M32 encodes MATNTADTDADAAADDAYEQLLDRVERISAVQSAGGVLSWDQQVTMPEGGTPVRSKQLSALSSVGHDMITADETAELLDTLADRELDDEQAAVVREVRRDYERADAVPRDLVEEISETSSEALSAWEEAKAEDDFETFAPYLEELVDLRQRQAEAIDPDRDPYEVLFEEYEPCLSIERAESILETLKETLVPMIDEIADSDADVTTDAFDGEFDTDDQEALSRDVLSTLGYDWDRGRLDTSSHPFTSGNQFDCRVTTRFDETDPLGGLTATVHEFGHAFYNLGLPQEHWGTPLGTSRDLSVHESQSRLWENHVGRTEAFWEHVLPTFAEYFDVDATPREAYESANQVYDDNLIRVEADELTYHLHIVVRFEIERDLIRGDLDVEDVPEVWNDKYEEYLGIRPETDAEGCLQDIHWSHGNFGYFPTYSLGSVMATQLFDAAEDDLGELTDDIRAGEFEALHEWLRENVHEHGARYETNELVRQATGEDFSADAFVDYVQSKYGALYDLESSV; translated from the coding sequence ATGGCGACCAACACCGCAGACACCGACGCGGACGCGGCGGCGGACGACGCGTACGAGCAGTTGCTCGACCGAGTGGAACGGATCAGTGCCGTCCAGTCGGCGGGTGGCGTGCTCTCGTGGGACCAGCAGGTGACGATGCCGGAGGGTGGCACACCCGTCCGCTCGAAGCAGCTGTCGGCGCTGTCCTCCGTCGGCCACGACATGATCACGGCCGACGAGACCGCCGAGTTGCTCGACACACTCGCCGACCGGGAGTTGGACGACGAGCAGGCGGCCGTCGTCCGCGAGGTGCGTCGCGACTACGAGCGTGCCGACGCCGTCCCACGGGACCTCGTCGAGGAGATCTCCGAGACCTCCTCGGAGGCGCTGTCGGCCTGGGAGGAGGCGAAGGCCGAGGACGACTTCGAGACGTTCGCGCCGTACCTGGAGGAACTGGTCGACCTCCGCCAGCGACAGGCCGAGGCGATCGACCCCGACCGCGACCCCTACGAGGTGCTGTTCGAGGAGTACGAGCCGTGTCTCTCCATCGAACGTGCCGAGTCGATCCTCGAGACGCTGAAGGAGACGCTCGTGCCGATGATCGACGAGATCGCCGACAGCGACGCCGACGTGACCACGGACGCGTTCGACGGCGAGTTCGACACGGACGACCAGGAGGCGCTGTCGCGGGACGTGTTGTCGACGCTGGGGTACGACTGGGACCGCGGTCGGCTCGACACCTCCTCGCACCCGTTCACTTCGGGGAACCAGTTCGACTGTCGCGTGACGACGCGGTTCGACGAGACGGACCCGCTGGGTGGGCTGACGGCGACGGTCCACGAGTTCGGCCACGCGTTCTACAACCTCGGGCTCCCGCAGGAACACTGGGGGACGCCGCTGGGCACCTCGCGTGACCTCTCGGTCCACGAGAGCCAGTCGCGGCTGTGGGAGAACCACGTCGGCCGGACGGAGGCGTTCTGGGAGCACGTGCTCCCGACGTTCGCGGAGTACTTCGACGTGGACGCGACGCCGCGGGAGGCCTACGAGTCGGCCAACCAGGTGTACGACGACAACCTGATCCGCGTCGAGGCGGACGAACTCACCTACCACCTCCACATCGTCGTCCGGTTCGAGATCGAGCGAGACCTGATCCGGGGCGACCTCGACGTCGAAGACGTGCCGGAAGTGTGGAACGACAAGTACGAGGAGTACCTCGGCATCCGGCCGGAGACGGACGCCGAGGGGTGTCTCCAGGACATCCACTGGAGTCACGGCAACTTCGGCTACTTCCCGACGTACTCGCTGGGCTCCGTGATGGCGACGCAGTTGTTCGACGCCGCCGAAGACGACCTGGGCGAGTTGACCGACGACATCCGCGCCGGCGAGTTCGAGGCGCTCCACGAGTGGCTGCGCGAGAACGTCCACGAGCACGGCGCCCGCTACGAGACGAACGAACTCGTCCGGCAGGCGACCGGCGAGGACTTCTCGGCGGACGCCTTCGTCGACTACGTCCAGTCGAAGTACGGCGCGTTGTACGACCTGGAGTCGTCGGTGTAG
- a CDS encoding class I SAM-dependent methyltransferase → MRQFSADYLDRTRRGMWADSRAALADLDLAGRERVLDVGCGTGELTAVLAEEAPDATVVGVDADTDLLAVARERVAGDRGDPAAPSHDDRVYFAAGDATRLPVPDDSFDLVVCQALLVNLPDPAAAIREFARVSSDRVAAVEPDNGDVAVSSTVETEASLSATARDAFVDGVATDVTAAGVADTFAAVGLSEVTTRRYHHEKRVEPPYSEADLRDASRKASGAGLADHETELERALSPAGYDDLRRRWREMGRAVVAQMQTDDYRRVEVVPFDVTVGRV, encoded by the coding sequence ATGCGTCAGTTCTCCGCCGACTACCTCGACCGCACGCGCCGCGGGATGTGGGCCGACAGCCGTGCGGCGTTGGCCGACCTCGACCTCGCGGGGCGCGAGCGGGTGCTCGACGTGGGGTGTGGCACCGGCGAACTCACCGCGGTGCTCGCCGAGGAGGCCCCCGACGCGACGGTCGTCGGCGTCGACGCCGACACGGACCTGCTGGCGGTCGCCCGCGAGCGTGTGGCCGGTGATCGGGGTGATCCGGCTGCCCCGTCACACGACGACCGCGTGTACTTCGCGGCGGGGGACGCCACGCGGCTCCCGGTGCCGGACGACAGCTTCGACTTGGTGGTGTGTCAGGCGTTGCTCGTCAACCTCCCGGACCCGGCGGCGGCGATCCGCGAGTTCGCGCGGGTGTCCTCGGACCGCGTGGCCGCCGTCGAGCCGGACAACGGCGACGTGGCGGTGTCCTCGACGGTAGAGACGGAGGCGTCACTGTCGGCGACCGCCCGCGACGCGTTCGTCGACGGAGTCGCGACGGACGTGACCGCGGCCGGCGTCGCCGACACCTTCGCCGCGGTCGGGCTCTCCGAGGTGACGACGCGCCGCTACCACCACGAGAAGCGCGTCGAACCGCCCTACTCGGAGGCGGACCTGCGGGACGCAAGTCGCAAGGCAAGCGGTGCCGGGTTGGCGGACCACGAGACGGAACTGGAACGGGCGCTGTCGCCGGCGGGGTACGACGACCTGCGGCGTCGCTGGCGCGAGATGGGTCGTGCGGTGGTCGCACAGATGCAGACGGACGACTACCGCCGGGTCGAGGTAGTACCGTTCGACGTGACCGTCGGGCGGGTGTGA
- a CDS encoding phosphoribosyltransferase family protein has translation MNRAEKAALQLQAVAVLRTLKETRTYDELADVTGLPAGDLNRYVNGHVLPGEERAEAVVSGVGRETLAAELRERVSFDEEGYVDNSRAVFDQPFLDLVAPVAAEHLEFERPDVVLTAATDGITLGAAMASHFDARVAYAKKSKETAVEEFVESRQRLASGIELTYYLPASAVDAGESVLVVDDLIRSGETQELLLDIVHQTGADVAGVFALIAVGDEGVDRARRHTDAPVGSLTQFDGE, from the coding sequence GTGAACAGGGCAGAGAAGGCGGCCCTGCAGTTGCAGGCGGTCGCCGTGTTGCGGACGTTGAAGGAGACGCGGACGTACGACGAACTCGCCGACGTGACGGGGTTGCCGGCGGGCGACCTCAACCGCTACGTCAACGGGCACGTCCTGCCGGGCGAGGAGCGCGCGGAGGCGGTCGTCTCCGGCGTCGGTCGGGAGACGCTGGCGGCGGAGCTCCGCGAGCGGGTGTCGTTCGACGAGGAGGGGTACGTCGACAACTCGCGGGCGGTGTTCGACCAACCGTTCCTCGACCTGGTCGCGCCGGTCGCGGCCGAACACCTCGAGTTCGAGCGCCCGGACGTGGTGTTGACGGCCGCGACGGACGGGATCACGCTCGGTGCCGCGATGGCGTCGCACTTCGACGCACGGGTGGCGTACGCCAAGAAGTCGAAGGAGACCGCCGTCGAGGAGTTCGTCGAGTCCCGCCAGCGGCTCGCCTCCGGGATCGAACTCACCTACTACCTCCCGGCGTCGGCCGTCGACGCCGGCGAGTCAGTGTTGGTCGTCGACGACCTGATCCGCTCGGGCGAGACACAAGAGCTCCTCTTGGACATCGTCCACCAGACCGGCGCCGACGTGGCCGGCGTGTTCGCGCTGATCGCCGTCGGCGACGAGGGTGTCGACCGCGCCCGCCGCCACACCGACGCCCCCGTCGGCTCGCTCACACAGTTCGACGGAGAGTAG
- a CDS encoding A/G-specific adenine glycosylase, giving the protein MTTHLPRLGDGEAGLADPPELATVQEALVEWYEADHRSFPWRETTDPYRILVSEVMSQQTQLSRVVDAYADFLEEWPTVEALAAADRGAVVAFWSDHSLGYNNRAKYLHEAAGQVVDDYDGEFPQTPDELQELMGVGPYTANAVASFAFDAGDAVVDTNVKRVLHRAFDVPDDDDAFARAASELMPDGESRVWNNAIMELGGVACESTPSCDAAGCPWRRWCGAYQTGDFTAPDVPEQPEFEGSRRQMRGRVVRVLGEHDALPLDTLGPRVRVDYAPDGEYGREWLRGLVDDLAADGLVRVEQADDTGDDAVTVALRE; this is encoded by the coding sequence ATGACGACACACCTCCCGCGGCTGGGGGACGGCGAGGCGGGGCTCGCCGACCCGCCGGAACTCGCGACCGTCCAGGAGGCGCTGGTCGAGTGGTACGAGGCGGACCACCGCTCGTTCCCGTGGCGGGAGACGACGGACCCGTACCGCATCCTCGTCAGCGAGGTGATGAGCCAGCAGACACAGCTCTCGCGGGTCGTCGACGCCTACGCGGACTTCCTCGAGGAGTGGCCGACGGTCGAGGCGCTCGCGGCGGCGGATCGCGGTGCGGTGGTCGCCTTCTGGTCGGACCACTCGCTGGGGTACAACAACCGCGCGAAGTACCTCCACGAGGCGGCCGGACAGGTCGTCGACGACTACGACGGCGAGTTCCCGCAGACGCCCGACGAACTCCAGGAGTTGATGGGTGTCGGGCCGTACACCGCCAACGCGGTCGCCTCCTTCGCGTTCGACGCCGGGGACGCGGTGGTGGACACGAACGTGAAACGCGTACTGCACCGCGCGTTCGACGTGCCGGACGACGACGACGCCTTCGCCCGTGCTGCGTCGGAACTGATGCCCGACGGGGAGTCGCGGGTGTGGAACAACGCGATCATGGAACTGGGTGGGGTGGCCTGCGAGTCGACGCCGTCGTGTGACGCCGCGGGCTGTCCGTGGCGGCGCTGGTGTGGTGCCTACCAGACCGGCGACTTCACCGCGCCGGACGTGCCCGAACAGCCCGAGTTCGAGGGTAGTCGCCGACAGATGCGCGGGCGGGTCGTGCGAGTGTTGGGCGAACACGACGCGTTGCCGCTGGACACGCTCGGCCCGCGAGTGCGGGTGGACTACGCCCCGGACGGCGAGTACGGCCGCGAGTGGCTGCGTGGGCTGGTCGACGACCTCGCCGCCGACGGGTTGGTGCGCGTCGAACAGGCCGACGACACGGGAGACGACGCGGTCACCGTCGCGTTGCGAGAGTGA
- a CDS encoding pentapeptide repeat-containing protein has protein sequence MTDETHGSQPPLEPGVDLSGRDLRHRDLRNAPLEGADLSGADLRGVDLGEADLRGADLSGADLRRATCGGFCSEADFAGADLDEATFDHADLSDATLAGATCARASFREADLERADCSDLVGPEADFSRVSARDAVFAEAELDDARFVDATLVYAGFGEAELPGATFDGADLLAATLLGADCDRASFVDADCSEAMVHEATLTHTDFAGATLTGVELASAELRGASLPPGADPR, from the coding sequence GTGACGGACGAGACACACGGGAGCCAGCCGCCACTCGAACCGGGGGTCGACCTCTCGGGACGCGACCTGCGCCACCGCGATCTGCGGAACGCCCCGTTGGAGGGTGCGGATCTCTCCGGGGCGGACCTGAGAGGGGTCGACCTCGGCGAGGCGGACCTCCGGGGCGCGGATCTCTCCGGAGCGGACCTGCGGCGGGCGACCTGCGGTGGGTTCTGTTCGGAAGCGGACTTCGCGGGGGCGGACCTCGACGAGGCGACCTTCGACCACGCGGACCTCTCGGACGCGACGCTTGCCGGCGCGACGTGTGCCCGAGCGTCGTTCCGCGAGGCGGACCTCGAACGGGCCGACTGCAGCGATCTCGTCGGCCCCGAGGCGGACTTCTCGCGCGTGTCGGCCCGCGACGCCGTCTTCGCCGAGGCGGAACTCGACGACGCCCGATTCGTCGACGCGACGCTGGTGTACGCCGGCTTCGGGGAGGCAGAGTTGCCCGGTGCGACGTTCGACGGCGCGGACCTGTTGGCGGCGACACTGCTCGGTGCGGACTGTGACCGGGCGTCGTTCGTCGACGCGGACTGCTCGGAGGCGATGGTCCACGAGGCGACGCTGACGCACACGGACTTCGCGGGTGCGACCCTGACCGGCGTGGAGCTGGCGAGTGCGGAACTGCGCGGGGCGAGTCTGCCGCCCGGTGCCGATCCGCGCTAA